AGGCTGGTTTACCGGCTGCTTGACTTGAGCCAATAGTGCTTTATAATCTTGTCGGTCAGGATGCAGCTTGATAAGTTTTTCTAAAGGTGCTGTTGCCCCCTTAGTGTCCTTCATTTGCAGCCGAACATTTACCAGTCCTTCCAGTGCTGTTTGGTTCTCTGGTTCCCGCTGCAATACCATTTCATAGCCCCGCGCTTGCCAAGCGAGTGGTGATTCCGCCAGCGCTGCATCTGTTGTTTGCTGAGTTGGCTTGTCAAAAGCACTCCCAAATAGTTCAGCGCTGCCAAATATCATAGAACCGGCAAACCCTAGGATTCCGACAACTGCAAAAACCTGCTGAATCCGCTGAGTCCGCTTGCGGCGGGACATATCATACTCTTTTTCCAGATAACTCATTGGTAATCCTTTTTTCACCTTATTTTTTAAAGAGCAAGACTCAGCTCACTCTACATTAATGATGCCCATTTTTTCTAAAAAAGCGATCTTCTTAAAAATAGATTTAGCTAAGGTAGTTAGGGAGTCAACCAAGCGCCATGCTTTCGCTAGTAGCAAGAAATCGGCGAGACAACTATCTTGGACTCTACAAGATAGATGCCTCGAGAATTTTCTACGTTCCTTGCCGTATTTTCGAGGCAAAATTCTTGTAATCTTTCTTAACTGCCTTTTCTAACACCCGGATAGGGGACAGCCCTCCAGTGTCTTCTCAAAACGTAAATTTTACTTGTTACAAATATTTATAATTTTTCTCTTACCTGTTTAATTTTGCCCATAACTGTTGCATCATTAATCTTTAAAAATTAACCGTTTCTCACCGCTTTTTATCCTAACGCAAATGTCTCTGCTATCCAAGCACTACAATTCCCCTCATTCTTAAAAGTTAGGCAAAGTTCTGGACATTTGTTCAGCCCCGTTGTGCGATCTCTAC
The Microcoleus sp. FACHB-672 DNA segment above includes these coding regions:
- a CDS encoding tetratricopeptide repeat protein; the protein is MSYLEKEYDMSRRKRTQRIQQVFAVVGILGFAGSMIFGSAELFGSAFDKPTQQTTDAALAESPLAWQARGYEMVLQREPENQTALEGLVNVRLQMKDTKGATAPLEKLIKLHPDRQDYKALLAQVKQPVNQP